A region of Thermobifida halotolerans DNA encodes the following proteins:
- a CDS encoding class I SAM-dependent methyltransferase, whose amino-acid sequence MPLTAEAMKRHRITAEFDHSAAVYDRLVAVNPGYHAQLRRSAARLRLPGGGAGLRLLDLGCGTGASTAALLRAAPRAEIVAVDASAGMLAAARAKPWPDNVRFVHARAETLADTDDTGSFDAILAAYLLRNCPDRDGVLSVMRDLLRPGGRLALHEYSVADSPAAAAVWTAVCWSVVIPLGRALSGRADLYRYLWRGVLEFDGVQRLTGRMRAVGLREVRVLPMTGWQTGITHTFLGRRAHAGEDVS is encoded by the coding sequence ATGCCGCTGACAGCGGAGGCCATGAAACGCCACCGGATCACCGCCGAGTTCGACCACTCGGCGGCCGTCTACGACCGACTCGTCGCCGTCAACCCCGGCTACCACGCGCAGTTGCGCCGCTCCGCGGCCCGCCTGCGACTGCCCGGCGGCGGTGCGGGGCTGCGTCTGCTGGACCTGGGCTGCGGAACCGGAGCGTCCACCGCCGCACTGCTGCGTGCGGCCCCGCGCGCCGAGATCGTCGCGGTCGACGCCTCGGCCGGGATGCTCGCCGCCGCCCGCGCCAAGCCCTGGCCGGACAACGTGCGGTTCGTACACGCCCGCGCCGAGACGCTCGCCGACACGGACGACACCGGTTCCTTCGACGCGATCCTCGCCGCCTACCTGCTGCGCAACTGCCCCGACCGCGACGGTGTCCTCTCCGTCATGCGCGACCTGCTGCGTCCCGGCGGTCGGTTGGCCCTCCACGAGTACTCCGTCGCCGACTCCCCCGCCGCGGCGGCCGTGTGGACCGCGGTCTGCTGGTCGGTGGTCATCCCGCTGGGCCGGGCGCTCTCGGGCCGTGCGGACCTGTACCGCTACCTGTGGCGCGGGGTCCTGGAGTTCGACGGGGTGCAACGCCTCACCGGGCGTATGCGCGCCGTCGGACTGCGGGAGGTCCGGGTGCTGCCCATGACCGGCTGGCAGACCGGGATCACACACACCTTCCTCGGCCGCCGCGCCCACGCGGGGGAGGACGTCTCATGA
- a CDS encoding FAD-dependent oxidoreductase, whose translation MRPRPPGRDPRARFLAPPPPTGTPPDRRPHVAVVGGGIAGLSAATALAERGTAVTVFERDTTLGGRLSGWDTVLADGSTVTMSRGFHAFFRQYYNLRALLRRADPGLDTLVPLTDYPLTHAGGAVDGFAGLPAAPPWNAFAFVARSPSFRWRDLADVNLVAALALLDVRVPDVYRRFDHVDALDFLDRLRFPESARHLALEVFSRSFFADPRALSAAELLTMFHIYFLGSSEGLLFDVPNAPFPRALWQPLAAHLRSLGVRVRVGTPVDRVDVGHGRRHRVHTPDGASEHDAVVLATDLPGLRALVAASPALGGPAWRQRVAQRPSAPPFLVCRLWLDRPVRADRPAFLGTSGYPTLDNISVLERYEDTSAAWAARTGGSVVELHAYALPWNAEESVERDRLVAQLRRVYPETAAARVVDERRELRADCPLFPPGDFTGRLTIATPDPFLVVAGDHVRVDLPVALMERAATSGLLSANTLLGRWGMPGHAVWSVPARGRLPLARRLLPAPRRTA comes from the coding sequence ATGAGGCCGCGCCCGCCCGGCCGCGATCCACGTGCCCGGTTTCTCGCCCCGCCACCGCCCACCGGGACGCCCCCGGACAGACGTCCCCACGTCGCCGTCGTCGGCGGTGGCATCGCGGGCCTGTCGGCTGCCACGGCACTGGCCGAACGCGGGACTGCCGTCACCGTCTTCGAACGCGACACCACCCTCGGCGGGCGGCTCTCCGGATGGGACACCGTCCTCGCCGACGGCTCCACCGTCACCATGAGCCGCGGCTTCCACGCCTTCTTCCGCCAGTACTACAACCTGCGTGCTCTCCTGCGCCGCGCCGATCCCGGACTGGACACGCTCGTCCCCCTGACGGACTATCCGCTCACGCACGCGGGCGGCGCCGTCGACGGATTCGCCGGGCTTCCCGCCGCCCCGCCGTGGAACGCGTTCGCCTTCGTCGCGCGCAGTCCCAGCTTCCGCTGGCGCGACCTCGCCGACGTCAACCTCGTCGCGGCCCTGGCCCTGCTGGACGTGCGCGTCCCCGACGTCTACCGGCGGTTCGACCACGTCGACGCGCTCGACTTCCTGGACCGACTGCGCTTTCCCGAATCGGCGCGGCACCTGGCACTGGAGGTGTTCTCCCGGAGTTTCTTCGCCGACCCGCGCGCGCTGTCGGCCGCCGAACTGCTGACCATGTTCCACATCTACTTCCTCGGCTCCTCCGAGGGACTGCTGTTCGACGTGCCGAACGCGCCGTTTCCCCGGGCGCTGTGGCAGCCGCTCGCCGCCCACCTGCGCTCCCTCGGCGTCCGCGTGCGTGTCGGAACACCGGTCGACCGGGTCGACGTGGGACACGGACGTCGCCACCGCGTCCACACGCCTGACGGAGCGTCCGAGCACGACGCGGTTGTCCTGGCCACCGACCTGCCCGGACTGCGCGCACTGGTCGCCGCCTCACCCGCGCTCGGCGGTCCCGCCTGGCGTCAGCGGGTGGCACAGCGCCCCAGCGCACCGCCCTTCCTGGTCTGCCGACTGTGGCTGGACCGTCCGGTGCGCGCCGACCGCCCCGCTTTCCTCGGCACCAGCGGGTACCCCACCCTCGACAACATCAGCGTCCTGGAGCGCTACGAGGACACATCGGCGGCCTGGGCGGCGCGCACCGGCGGCTCCGTCGTCGAACTGCACGCCTACGCGTTGCCGTGGAACGCCGAGGAGTCCGTGGAACGGGACCGACTCGTCGCGCAACTGCGGCGGGTCTACCCGGAGACGGCGGCGGCGCGTGTGGTCGACGAACGCCGCGAACTGCGTGCCGACTGCCCGCTGTTTCCGCCGGGCGACTTCACCGGGCGGCTCACGATCGCCACCCCCGACCCGTTCCTGGTGGTCGCGGGGGATCATGTCCGCGTCGACCTGCCCGTGGCGCTCATGGAGCGCGCCGCGACCAGTGGCCTGCTCTCCGCCAACACCCTGCTCGGCAGGTGGGGGATGCCGGGGCATGCGGTGTGGAGCGTGCCCGCCCGTGGACGGCTTCCCCTGGCCCGCCGCCTGCTGCCCGCACCGCGCCGGACGGCGTGA